From the Theobroma cacao cultivar B97-61/B2 chromosome 2, Criollo_cocoa_genome_V2, whole genome shotgun sequence genome, one window contains:
- the LOC108660636 gene encoding uncharacterized protein LOC108660636 — MEKKPTESFKEYAQRWKNVASQVQPPLTEKKTTVMFVNILRAPYYERLVGSATKNFADMVISGKMIETAVKQEKIEGGDAAYTKKGGTFKKREGEAQAITSGQPQGGSYNFYQPYPPYPYYPVVNNTSQNPYLYPPMPNAFSNLYPYAPIQRTSYPINIHLPTFTLIAASTTQQTTPSNNHIASESRGWRNKQEKMQFDPIPIPYAKLFTQLVANHLVAPLYIEPLKLSFSRWYDAFAHCDYHYGIEGHSIENCTTFKHKVQRLIKAGILNFEKKPEHNVNNNPLPNHTRVGVNAIEGEMNVKRNIREVETPMEKMFKALVKACMLEVWPERLDMNDLRDIQGPYCLYHKGCVGHLIQDCSSFLKEVQKMMDESKIEFYVEASRPAVNMMAKDSTHQIKIKPLTIFYEPRGEFMEDRTQAKMTIEVPKPFSYKDDKAVPWNYNCNVQVSNAGK; from the coding sequence ATGGAGAAGAAACCCACTGAAAGCTTCAAAGAATATGCTCAAAGATGGAAGAATGTGGCTTCTCAAGTCCAGCCACCATTGACTGAGAAAAAGACCACCGTGATGTTCGTTAACATCTTACGGGCCCCTTACTATGAACGATTGGTTGGTAGTGCCACAAAGAACTTCGCTGATATGGTGATTTCAGGAAAAATGATAGAGACTGCCGTTAAGCAAGAAAAGATAGAAGGAGGTGATGCGGCATACACGAAGAAAGGTGGAACTTTTAAGAAGAGGGAAGGAGAAGCCCAAGCCATCACTTCGGGACAACCCCAAGGAGgaagctacaacttttatcaGCCATATCCACCATATCCCTATTACCCAGTTGTGAATAACACTTCACAAAATCCATACCTATATCCACCCATGCCAAATGCCTTTTCTAACCTATACCCATATGCTCCCATCCAACGAACATCTTACCCCATAAATATCCACCTACCTACTTTCACACTCATTGCAGCTTCAACTACACAACAAACAACACCTTCAAACAACCATATTGCTAGCGAATCAAGAGGATGGcgaaacaagcaagaaaaaatgCAGTTTGACCCAATCCCAATCCCATATGCTAAACTCTTCACTCAGTTAGTTGCAAACCATCTAGTGGCACCTTTATACATAGAGCCATTAAAACTTTCATTCTCGAGATGGTATGATGCTTTCGCCCATTGCGATTATCATTATGGAATTGAAGGGCATTCGATCGAGAATTGTACAACATTCAAACATAAGGTGCAAAGGTTGATCAAGGCAGGAAtcctaaattttgaaaagaagccAGAACATAATGTTAACAACAACCCATTGCCAAATCATACTAGGGTAGGGGTAAATGCGATTGAAGGGGAGATGAATGTTAAAAGGAACATTCGGGAAGTGGAAACCCCCATGGAGAAAATGTTTAAAGCCTTGGTAAAGGCTTGTATGCTCGAGGTTTGGCCGGAACGTCTTGATATGAATGACTTGAGAGATATCCAAGGACCATACTGCTTATATCACAAAGGATGTGTGGGGCATTTAATTCAAGATTGTAGTTCTTTTCTAAAGGAAGTGCAAAAGATGATGGACGAATCAAAGATTGAATTCTACGTGGAAGCCTCAAGGCCAGCAGTAAACATGATGGCCAAAGATTCTACTCaccaaataaagataaaaccTTTGACCATTTTCTATGAACCAAGAGGAGAGTTTATGGAAGACAGAACCCAAGCCAAGATGACCATCGAAGTCCCTAAACCTTTTTCCTACAAAGATGACAAAGCTGTCCCATGGAACTACAATTGCAATGTACAAGTTTCAAATGCGGGAAAATAG